In Trichormus variabilis 0441, a single genomic region encodes these proteins:
- the holA gene encoding DNA polymerase III subunit delta, with translation MPVYLYYGEDTYSLNQKIDHLVNQNVHAEWKDFNYIKLSGNEKNIAAKVFTEVMTLPFGEGNKIVHTDSDHLIGSLSNEDNNQELENQLSRIPASNILLITSNKKPDSRRTVVKTILKYAQQEEFPLVPCWDKKGIVNLIGKYAAIHQVKFTPDVTDYLVEAIGNNTARVDSEFAKLAVYASEKIISLEEIKQLVSNHNTDYQKLTIAMLRNHSNLAIAQVDKLLDSNEHPLKIVATLTSFFRTWLITKAGVEARLSDIKIAEIAEVKNPKRLYYLKDEIKFVGVQKLKNSLTLLLQLETELKSGTNNLISRIIEICMI, from the coding sequence ATGCCAGTATACCTATACTACGGCGAAGATACCTATTCGCTCAACCAAAAAATAGACCATTTGGTGAATCAAAATGTTCATGCTGAATGGAAAGATTTCAACTACATCAAGCTATCTGGAAATGAGAAAAATATTGCTGCCAAGGTTTTTACTGAGGTTATGACTTTACCCTTTGGAGAGGGTAACAAAATTGTTCATACAGACAGCGATCATTTAATTGGAAGTTTATCAAATGAGGATAATAACCAAGAACTTGAAAATCAACTTTCTCGAATACCTGCAAGTAACATTCTTTTAATTACTAGTAACAAAAAGCCAGATTCCCGTAGAACAGTAGTAAAAACTATCCTAAAATATGCTCAACAAGAAGAGTTTCCTCTCGTTCCTTGTTGGGATAAAAAGGGGATAGTTAATTTGATAGGGAAGTATGCAGCTATCCACCAAGTTAAATTTACACCAGATGTGACTGATTATCTAGTCGAAGCAATTGGTAATAACACTGCACGAGTCGATAGCGAATTTGCTAAACTTGCTGTCTATGCAAGTGAAAAAATTATTTCTCTTGAGGAGATAAAACAATTAGTTAGTAATCACAATACTGACTACCAAAAGCTTACTATTGCTATGTTAAGGAATCATTCAAACTTGGCAATAGCGCAGGTGGATAAACTACTAGATAGTAATGAACATCCACTCAAAATAGTAGCAACGCTTACGTCATTTTTTCGTACTTGGCTAATAACTAAAGCTGGTGTAGAAGCTAGATTATCTGACATAAAGATTGCAGAAATAGCCGAAGTGAAAAACCCTAAAAGATTGTATTACCTCAAAGATGAAATCAAGTTTGTAGGCGTTCAAAAACTGAAAAACAGCCTTACCTTACTTTTACAACTCGAAACGGAACTCAAAAGCGGCACTAACAATTTAATTAGTCGAATTATCGAAATTTGCATGATATGA
- a CDS encoding 3'-5' exonuclease, translating to MSYNHRDFVKKSKGIIFVDEDKLNIYWKDPSPIKPWQPKIQLKPYQELSQIFVDIETAGINPFESRIYAIGCMDSRGYSTIFMDISEAKILTKFINHLSKRNPDVIFTYNGMAFDIPFIITRCNLHGIKHPFQVASKSRTIRTAQVRGEPLKIQEVFIRNSQHVDIYICVLRWDFIAKKLTNGRSLKKAVLDMGLRQNTRLVLPYEEILACWKDGPNSKGWKRLKEYLIYDLEDTRLIANRLVPSYYYEALIVPEMNLQQLRDYL from the coding sequence ATGAGTTATAACCACAGAGATTTTGTGAAGAAATCTAAAGGGATAATCTTTGTCGATGAAGATAAACTAAACATTTATTGGAAAGACCCCTCTCCAATAAAACCTTGGCAGCCCAAAATACAACTCAAGCCGTATCAGGAACTTTCACAAATATTTGTTGATATCGAAACAGCAGGAATAAACCCATTTGAAAGCCGTATTTATGCTATTGGTTGTATGGATTCAAGGGGATATTCTACTATTTTCATGGATATCTCAGAAGCTAAAATACTGACCAAATTTATCAACCATCTCAGTAAAAGAAATCCAGATGTCATTTTCACCTATAACGGGATGGCATTTGATATTCCATTTATTATTACGCGATGCAACTTGCACGGTATAAAACACCCATTTCAAGTTGCATCCAAATCTCGGACTATTCGTACCGCCCAAGTACGGGGTGAGCCACTAAAAATTCAGGAGGTATTCATCCGAAATAGCCAACACGTAGACATTTATATCTGCGTTCTGAGGTGGGATTTCATAGCCAAAAAGCTAACTAACGGCAGATCGCTCAAAAAGGCTGTATTGGACATGGGACTGCGCCAGAACACCAGGCTAGTTCTTCCCTATGAGGAAATCCTCGCTTGTTGGAAAGATGGCCCCAACAGTAAGGGATGGAAACGCCTAAAAGAGTATCTTATTTACGACCTCGAAGACACCCGGCTAATTGCGAATAGACTTGTACCCTCATACTATTATGAAGCACTAATTGTACCGGAAATGAATCTCCAGCAGCTAAGAGATTATTTATAA
- a CDS encoding DNA polymerase III subunit delta': MKNDLFTEIIGQHTAKLLLTEAIERNQIAPAYLFSSEVEGVGKGKIALAFANAILSRGSRSAMAKHLPPPKGDAQGTASAGESKHLDILQIKPTYTENTSQQKSVPAIRVEQMREVIEFLSTSAVEGKQKVVIIYEADMLNPTAANKLLKTLEEPKTGTFILISSYPQKLLPTIKSRCQIIPFQRLTDEEVISVLKDQQIEATEKILAISSGSPGQAIANIKMLASISQEITKELEVPPDDILKALSLSNSISSWNHQTQLWLLTYLQYNWWQKLKSTKLLAKFTQARKQLLHHVTPRSVWDSLLLP; encoded by the coding sequence ATGAAAAACGATTTATTTACAGAAATCATCGGACAGCATACCGCCAAACTTTTACTAACTGAAGCAATCGAACGTAATCAAATTGCTCCCGCATACCTATTTAGCAGCGAAGTTGAGGGAGTGGGCAAAGGAAAAATTGCCTTGGCATTCGCAAATGCAATACTCTCAAGAGGAAGTCGCTCCGCGATGGCGAAACACCTGCCTCCTCCTAAAGGAGACGCGCAAGGGACGGCGAGCGCAGGAGAATCTAAACATCTAGACATCTTACAAATCAAACCAACTTATACCGAAAACACCTCCCAGCAGAAAAGTGTCCCTGCTATCCGAGTAGAACAAATGCGCGAGGTAATTGAATTTCTCTCAACTAGTGCAGTCGAGGGCAAGCAAAAGGTAGTGATTATCTATGAAGCAGATATGCTCAACCCTACTGCCGCTAACAAACTTCTCAAGACGCTGGAAGAACCTAAAACTGGAACGTTTATTCTGATCTCATCCTATCCTCAAAAACTATTACCCACTATCAAGAGTAGGTGTCAAATCATACCTTTCCAAAGGTTAACTGATGAGGAGGTTATTTCTGTTCTTAAAGACCAACAGATTGAGGCAACAGAAAAAATACTAGCTATCAGTTCGGGCAGTCCTGGTCAAGCGATCGCCAATATTAAAATGTTAGCTTCCATCTCACAAGAAATCACAAAGGAACTGGAAGTACCTCCTGACGATATCCTCAAGGCACTCAGTTTGAGTAACTCCATCTCAAGCTGGAATCACCAGACGCAGTTATGGTTGCTTACCTACCTGCAATACAACTGGTGGCAGAAATTAAAAAGCACTAAGCTACTAGCTAAATTCACTCAGGCAAGAAAGCAATTGCTGCATCATGTTACGCCCAGAAGCGTTTGGGATAGCCTACTTCTGCCATAA
- a CDS encoding DNA polymerase I-like protein has product MAYSIPGLYRRVGYADISSMHPWAMLDKGICSIKDTERIGLSILQYLVNEKFRLEQLASAGDIAAKEKRESVKVLANSEFGFFGTSELAFNDMEAAALVTAYSRKVLKLMIEIITRHGGTPVEVDTDGVFFTHSNPEEVRSLLQSQLPKGITVKLEFIADAMFIPERGTKNYLLWLPDGKIITKGNWRNRDRSQLEKEFSIEYLTLLIQNVSAAEDYYAHIKSQILSREYPKEKLAITRKIKEGEKEILKLGKPGDVVTYYYGISGITNISSNENYSRQYYLHLIEKRREEILKIAAPTTLESNKRQLSLF; this is encoded by the coding sequence ATGGCTTACTCTATTCCTGGACTGTATAGAAGGGTTGGATATGCAGATATTAGCTCAATGCACCCTTGGGCAATGCTAGACAAGGGTATTTGCTCAATTAAAGATACAGAACGTATTGGGCTAAGTATTCTGCAATATTTGGTGAATGAAAAATTTAGGTTGGAACAACTTGCATCTGCTGGAGATATTGCTGCTAAGGAAAAAAGAGAATCAGTCAAGGTTTTAGCTAACTCCGAGTTTGGATTCTTCGGCACCTCTGAACTCGCCTTCAATGATATGGAGGCTGCTGCATTAGTTACAGCCTACAGTCGAAAAGTACTCAAGCTAATGATTGAAATTATCACTCGGCACGGTGGTACTCCTGTGGAAGTTGACACCGATGGAGTGTTTTTCACACATTCCAACCCAGAAGAGGTACGTAGTTTACTTCAATCTCAATTGCCTAAAGGGATAACTGTCAAGCTAGAGTTTATCGCTGACGCTATGTTTATCCCCGAACGGGGAACCAAAAATTACCTTTTATGGCTTCCAGACGGGAAAATTATCACTAAAGGCAACTGGCGCAACCGCGATCGCTCTCAACTAGAGAAAGAGTTTTCTATTGAGTATTTAACCCTGCTAATTCAAAATGTATCAGCAGCAGAAGATTATTATGCACACATCAAATCCCAGATTTTATCAAGGGAATATCCAAAAGAAAAACTTGCAATTACACGCAAGATTAAAGAGGGCGAAAAAGAAATACTCAAACTAGGGAAACCTGGAGATGTAGTCACTTACTATTACGGAATTAGCGGCATAACCAATATCAGCAGTAATGAGAATTACTCACGTCAATACTATCTTCATCTTATTGAAAAAAGGCGAGAAGAAATTCTCAAAATAGCTGCTCCTACAACACTAGAAAGTAACAAACGTCAATTATCTCTTTTCTAA
- a CDS encoding IS5-like element ISAva7 family transposase (programmed frameshift) — protein sequence MGRKSYPTDLTDMEWEILAPLIPPAKEGGHPRTTDMREICNAIYYHLKTGCQWNMLPGDFPPSSTVYSYYRKWQRKGVWEKLNHTLRGQVRTKLGKSTQPTAIAADSQSVKTDPKKGEVYGFDGCKKVKGRKRQTLVDSLGLLLKVVVSEANAPERVLAAYALMELLEERPELLEKVQVMWVDSGYDGDKFALSVWLMIQAHVEVIRRTEQEFRILPKRWVVERTFGWLNQYHRLSKDYEHLPEMSEAAIYAVMTRIMLRRLVS from the exons ATGGGACGAAAGTCTTACCCCACAGACTTAACTGATATGGAGTGGGAAATTCTGGCTCCATTGATTCCACCAGCCAAAGAAGGAGGGCATCCACGCACAACGGATATGCGTGAGATATGCAATGCTATCTACTATCACTTGAAAACGGGATGCCAATGGAATATGCTTCCGGGGGACTTTCCACCCAGTTCAACTGTTTACAGTTACTACCGCAAATGGCAGCGCAAAGGAGTCTGGGAAAAATTAAACCATACACTGCGCGGACAAGTTCGCACAAAACTAGGCAAATCAACGCAACCCACAGCGATCGCCGCAGACAGTCAGTCGGTCAAAACTGACC CAAAAAAAGGGGAAGTGTACGGTTTTGACGGGTGTAAAAAGGTAAAAGGAAGAAAGCGGCAGACTCTAGTTGATAGCCTGGGACTGTTGTTGAAAGTTGTTGTCAGTGAAGCCAATGCGCCGGAACGGGTACTTGCTGCCTACGCATTAATGGAACTTTTAGAGGAGCGTCCGGAATTACTGGAAAAAGTTCAAGTCATGTGGGTTGATTCCGGTTACGACGGCGATAAATTTGCTCTTTCAGTTTGGTTGATGATCCAAGCACATGTTGAAGTCATACGGCGTACTGAGCAAGAATTCCGGATTTTGCCCAAACGTTGGGTAGTCGAAAGAACATTTGGCTGGTTGAACCAATATCATCGTCTCAGTAAGGATTATGAGCATCTTCCAGAGATGAGCGAAGCAGCTATATATGCTGTAATGACTAGGATTATGCTACGTCGTCTTGTATCCTAA